A genome region from Rissa tridactyla isolate bRisTri1 chromosome 18, bRisTri1.patW.cur.20221130, whole genome shotgun sequence includes the following:
- the SRRM1 gene encoding serine/arginine repetitive matrix protein 1 isoform X6, with the protein MMQINLTGFLNGKNAREFMGELWPLLLSAQENIAGIPTAFLELKKEEIKQRQIEQEKLASMKKQDEDKEKRDKEDKDNREKRDRSRSPRRRKSRSPSPRRRSSPVRRERKRSHSRSPHHRTKSRSATPAPEKKEATPEPEPSVKPKETVVQEATSNSDIPKAPKPEPPVPETKETSPERNSKKEREKEKEKTRQRSPTRSKSRSRSRSRSPSHSRPRRRHRSRSRSYSPRRRPSPRRRPSPRRRSPPRRMPPPPRHRRSRSPVRRRRRSSASLSGSSSSSSSSRSRSPPKKPPKRTVSSPPRKMRRLSPSASPPRRRHRPSPPASPPPKPRRSPTPQQSNRARKSRGSVSPSRSSAPKHKSTEKRESPSPAPKQRKAELSESEEDKGGKMAAADSVQQRRQYRRQNQQSSSDSGSSSSSEEERPKRSNVKNGEVGRRRRHSHSRSPSPSPRKRQKESSPRRRRRSPSPPPARRRRSPSPAPPPRRRRSPSLPRRRSPSPPPRRRSPSPRRYSPPIQRRYSPSPPPKRRTASPPPPPKRRASPSPQSKRRVSHSPPPKQRSSPAAKRRSPSISSKHRKGSPPSRSNRETRSPPQNKRHSPSPRPRASHTSASPPPPRRGASASPQRRQSPSPSTRPIRRVSRTPEPKKTKASTPSPRSARRVSSSRSASGSPEPAPKKHQGPPSPARSRSPSANWSPAKKAKSPTQSPSPARNSDQEGGGKKKKKKKDKKHKKDKKHKKHKKHKKEKAAAAAAAAAVAVADTTSAQEDQEAETEPKKETESEPEDNLDDLEKHLREKALRSMRKAQVSPPS; encoded by the exons ATGATGCAAATCAACCTGACTGGTTTTTTGAATGGGAAAAATGCTAGGGAGTTCATGGGAGAACTGTGGCCACTGCTGTTAAGTGCACAAGAAAACATTGCTGGTATTCCAACTGCGTTTCTGgaactgaagaaagaagaaataaaacagcgaCAG ATAGAGCAAGAGAAACTGGCTTCTATGAAGAAACAAGATGAAGACAAGGAGAAGAGGGATAAGGAAGACAAAGataacagggaaaaaagagacagaTCCAGGAGTCCAAGAAG ACGCAAATCAAGGTCTCCTTCCCCTCGAAGGAGGTCGTCGCCTGTCAGAAGAGAGCGGAAACGCAGCCATTCTCGCTCTCCTCATCACAGAACCAAGAGCCGTAGTGCTACTCCTGCACCAGAAAAGAAAGAGGCGACTCCTGAGCCTGAACCCTCTGTGAAACCAAAGGAGACTGTTGTTCAAGAGGCAACTTCAAACAG tgATATCCCAAAAGCTCCTAAACCTGAACCTCCTGTACCAGAGACTAAGGAAACTTCACCAGAACGTAAttcaaagaaggagagagagaaggaaaaagagaagactcGTCAAAGATCCCCAACTCGGTCCAAGTCAAGGTCAAGATCTCGATCACGTTCTCCATCTCATTCTCGACCAAGAAGGCGTCATAGATCACGGTCAAG GTCTTACTCCCCTAGAAGGCGACCAAGCCCAAGACGACGGCCGTCTCCAAGGAGAAGGAGCCCTCCAAGGCGAATGCCTCCCCCACCCAGACACAGAAGAAGCAGATCCCCTGTGAGGCG GAGAAGACGGTCATCAGCATCCTTATCTGGCAgtagctcttcctcctcctcctcacgtTCCCGATCACCACCAAAGAAACCACCTAAAAGAACTGTATCCAGTCCTCCTCGTAAAATGCGTAGGCTCTCTCCTTCGGCAAGCCCTCCTAGGCGGAGGCACAGACCATCCCCACCAGCAAGTCCACCTCCAAAACCACGTAGGTCTCCAACACCCCAGCAGTCGAATCGTGCAAGAAAAAGCCGTGGCTCTGTTTCGCCCAGCAGATCATCAG CACCCAAACATAAGAGTACTGAAAAAAGAGAATCTCCTTCGCCAGCaccaaaacaaaggaaagcagaactgTCTGAATCAG AAGAAGACAAAGGCGGTAAAATGGCTGCAGCAGACTCTGTTCAACAGAGGCGTCAGTACAGGAGGCAAAATCAACAGTCTTCATCTG ATTCTGGTTCTTCATCTTCATCTGAAGAAGAAAGACCTAAAAGATCCAATGTGAAGAATGGGGAAGTTGGTAGACGCCGACGCCATTCACATTCACGCAGTCCCTCACCGTCTCCACGAAAACGACAGAAGGAATCCTCCCCTCG TAGGAGGAGGAGAAGTCCATCGCCCCCACCAGCCAGGCGGCGACGCTCTCCATCACCAGCCCCTCCTCCTAGGCGGCGGCGGTCACCTTCATTACCTCGTCGAAG gtCTCCATCACCACCCCCACGCAGACGCTCACCTTCTCCACGGAGATACTCTCCACCGATACAGAGACGATACTCTCCTTCTCCACCACCTAAGAGAAGAacagcctctcctccccctccgcctaAAAGAAGGGCATCACCTTCTCCACAGTCAAAACGCAGAGTCTCCCATTCGCCACCGCCAAAACAAAGGAGCTCGCCAGCCGCTAAAAGGCGTTCACCTTCGATATCTTCCAAGCACAGGAAGGGATCTCCTCCCAGTAGGTCCAATCGGGAAACACGTTCTCCACCGCAAAACAAAAGGCATTCACCTTCACCACGGCCTAGAGCTTCTCATACCTCTGcaagcccaccaccaccacgaagGGGAGCTTCAGCTTCACCCCAGAGAAGACAGTCTCCATCTCCAAGCACTAGACCCATCAGGAGGGTGTCAAGAACGCCAGAACCTAAGAAGACAAA ggcttcCACGCCAAGTCCACGATCTGCGAGACGGGTGTCTTCATCACGGTCTGCATCAGGATCACCTGAGCCAGCACCGAAAAAACATCAAGGACCTCCATCCCCTGCTCGGTCTCGTTCCCCTTCTGCCAACTGGTCACCTGCAAAAAAGGCTAAAAGCCCAACTCAGAGCCCATCACCTGCAAGG AACTCGGATCAAGAAGGGggtggaaagaagaagaagaaaaagaaggataaGAAgcataaaaaggataaaaagcacaagaaacacaAAAAACATAAGAAGGAGAAGGCTGCagcggctgcagcagctgctgctgtggctgtagCTGATACCACCTCAGCACAGGAAGACCAGGAAGCAGAGACAGAACCCAAAAAG GAGACGGAAAGTGAACCCGAAGACAACCTTGATGATCTAGAAAAACACCTGCGGGAGAAGGCACTGAGGTCGATGAGGAAGGCGCAAGTGTCACCACCATCCTAG
- the SRRM1 gene encoding serine/arginine repetitive matrix protein 1 isoform X2, protein MDAGFFRGTSAEQDNRFSNKQKKLLKQLKFAECLEKKVDMSKVNLEVIKPWITKRVTEILGFEDDVVIEFIFNQLEVKNPDSKMMQINLTGFLNGKNAREFMGELWPLLLSAQENIAGIPTAFLELKKEEIKQRQIEQEKLASMKKQDEDKEKRDKEDKDNREKRDRSRSPRRRKSRSPSPRRRSSPVRRERKRSHSRSPHHRTKSRSATPAPEKKEATPEPEPSVKPKETVVQEATSNSDIPKAPKPEPPVPETKETSPERNSKKEREKEKEKTRQRSPTRSKSRSRSRSRSPSHSRPRRRHRSRSRRRPSPRRRPSPRRRSPPRRMPPPPRHRRSRSPVRRRRRSSASLSGSSSSSSSSRSRSPPKKPPKRTVSSPPRKMRRLSPSASPPRRRHRPSPPASPPPKPRRSPTPQQSNRARKSRGSVSPSRSSAPKHKSTEKRESPSPAPKQRKAELSESEEDKGGKMAAADSVQQRRQYRRQNQQSSSDSGSSSSSEEERPKRSNVKNGEVGRRRRHSHSRSPSPSPRKRQKESSPRRRRRSPSPPPARRRRSPSPAPPPRRRRSPSLPRRRSPSPPPRRRSPSPRRYSPPIQRRYSPSPPPKRRTASPPPPPKRRASPSPQSKRRVSHSPPPKQRSSPAAKRRSPSISSKHRKGSPPSRSNRETRSPPQNKRHSPSPRPRASHTSASPPPPRRGASASPQRRQSPSPSTRPIRRVSRTPEPKKTKASTPSPRSARRVSSSRSASGSPEPAPKKHQGPPSPARSRSPSANWSPAKKAKSPTQSPSPARNSDQEGGGKKKKKKKDKKHKKDKKHKKHKKHKKEKAAAAAAAAAVAVADTTSAQEDQEAETEPKKETESEPEDNLDDLEKHLREKALRSMRKAQVSPPS, encoded by the exons AACCCAGATTCCAAAATGATGCAAATCAACCTGACTGGTTTTTTGAATGGGAAAAATGCTAGGGAGTTCATGGGAGAACTGTGGCCACTGCTGTTAAGTGCACAAGAAAACATTGCTGGTATTCCAACTGCGTTTCTGgaactgaagaaagaagaaataaaacagcgaCAG ATAGAGCAAGAGAAACTGGCTTCTATGAAGAAACAAGATGAAGACAAGGAGAAGAGGGATAAGGAAGACAAAGataacagggaaaaaagagacagaTCCAGGAGTCCAAGAAG ACGCAAATCAAGGTCTCCTTCCCCTCGAAGGAGGTCGTCGCCTGTCAGAAGAGAGCGGAAACGCAGCCATTCTCGCTCTCCTCATCACAGAACCAAGAGCCGTAGTGCTACTCCTGCACCAGAAAAGAAAGAGGCGACTCCTGAGCCTGAACCCTCTGTGAAACCAAAGGAGACTGTTGTTCAAGAGGCAACTTCAAACAG tgATATCCCAAAAGCTCCTAAACCTGAACCTCCTGTACCAGAGACTAAGGAAACTTCACCAGAACGTAAttcaaagaaggagagagagaaggaaaaagagaagactcGTCAAAGATCCCCAACTCGGTCCAAGTCAAGGTCAAGATCTCGATCACGTTCTCCATCTCATTCTCGACCAAGAAGGCGTCATAGATCACGGTCAAG AAGGCGACCAAGCCCAAGACGACGGCCGTCTCCAAGGAGAAGGAGCCCTCCAAGGCGAATGCCTCCCCCACCCAGACACAGAAGAAGCAGATCCCCTGTGAGGCG GAGAAGACGGTCATCAGCATCCTTATCTGGCAgtagctcttcctcctcctcctcacgtTCCCGATCACCACCAAAGAAACCACCTAAAAGAACTGTATCCAGTCCTCCTCGTAAAATGCGTAGGCTCTCTCCTTCGGCAAGCCCTCCTAGGCGGAGGCACAGACCATCCCCACCAGCAAGTCCACCTCCAAAACCACGTAGGTCTCCAACACCCCAGCAGTCGAATCGTGCAAGAAAAAGCCGTGGCTCTGTTTCGCCCAGCAGATCATCAG CACCCAAACATAAGAGTACTGAAAAAAGAGAATCTCCTTCGCCAGCaccaaaacaaaggaaagcagaactgTCTGAATCAG AAGAAGACAAAGGCGGTAAAATGGCTGCAGCAGACTCTGTTCAACAGAGGCGTCAGTACAGGAGGCAAAATCAACAGTCTTCATCTG ATTCTGGTTCTTCATCTTCATCTGAAGAAGAAAGACCTAAAAGATCCAATGTGAAGAATGGGGAAGTTGGTAGACGCCGACGCCATTCACATTCACGCAGTCCCTCACCGTCTCCACGAAAACGACAGAAGGAATCCTCCCCTCG TAGGAGGAGGAGAAGTCCATCGCCCCCACCAGCCAGGCGGCGACGCTCTCCATCACCAGCCCCTCCTCCTAGGCGGCGGCGGTCACCTTCATTACCTCGTCGAAG gtCTCCATCACCACCCCCACGCAGACGCTCACCTTCTCCACGGAGATACTCTCCACCGATACAGAGACGATACTCTCCTTCTCCACCACCTAAGAGAAGAacagcctctcctccccctccgcctaAAAGAAGGGCATCACCTTCTCCACAGTCAAAACGCAGAGTCTCCCATTCGCCACCGCCAAAACAAAGGAGCTCGCCAGCCGCTAAAAGGCGTTCACCTTCGATATCTTCCAAGCACAGGAAGGGATCTCCTCCCAGTAGGTCCAATCGGGAAACACGTTCTCCACCGCAAAACAAAAGGCATTCACCTTCACCACGGCCTAGAGCTTCTCATACCTCTGcaagcccaccaccaccacgaagGGGAGCTTCAGCTTCACCCCAGAGAAGACAGTCTCCATCTCCAAGCACTAGACCCATCAGGAGGGTGTCAAGAACGCCAGAACCTAAGAAGACAAA ggcttcCACGCCAAGTCCACGATCTGCGAGACGGGTGTCTTCATCACGGTCTGCATCAGGATCACCTGAGCCAGCACCGAAAAAACATCAAGGACCTCCATCCCCTGCTCGGTCTCGTTCCCCTTCTGCCAACTGGTCACCTGCAAAAAAGGCTAAAAGCCCAACTCAGAGCCCATCACCTGCAAGG AACTCGGATCAAGAAGGGggtggaaagaagaagaagaaaaagaaggataaGAAgcataaaaaggataaaaagcacaagaaacacaAAAAACATAAGAAGGAGAAGGCTGCagcggctgcagcagctgctgctgtggctgtagCTGATACCACCTCAGCACAGGAAGACCAGGAAGCAGAGACAGAACCCAAAAAG GAGACGGAAAGTGAACCCGAAGACAACCTTGATGATCTAGAAAAACACCTGCGGGAGAAGGCACTGAGGTCGATGAGGAAGGCGCAAGTGTCACCACCATCCTAG